The genomic DNA ATCCGTTCCTGAAGGATGTCTTGGACGCTGCCTCTGCTGTGAGGGAAAAGGATGTTGCTTCCGCGGCCTCAAATGCTGTTAAGCCAGCCGCTGGCAGGAAGATTGGTGTTGCTGTGAACAGGAAGCCGACGCTGGGAGGCATCTTCCGGTCTTCACTGATTGAGCTGATGAACACTATCAACAATACCGATGTCCACTACATCCGATGTATCAAGCCCAACGAAGCTAAGGAAGCCTGGCAGTTCGAGGGACCCATGGTACTGAGCCAGCTGCGCGCTTGTGGCGTTCTCGAGACCGTTCGCATCAGCTGTGCTGGATATCCTACACGTTGGACTTACGAGGAGTTTGCGCTTCGATATTACATGCTGGTGCACTCGAGTCAATGGACGTCGGAAATCCGCAACATGGCCAATGCAATCCTGACCAAGGCTCTAGGCACGAGCACGGGCAAAGGCTTGGACAAGTACCAGCTCGGCTTGACCAAGATCTTTTTCAGGGCAGGCATGCTTGCTTTCCTGGAAAATTTGCGCACCAACCGTCTCAACGAGTGCGCCATTCTCATTCAGAAGAACCTCCGGGCCAAGTTCTATCGGCGTCGCTACCTGGCAGCCCGTGAGTCGGTCATCAGGACCCAGTCTGCCGCAAGGGCGTACATTGCGAGGAGACAAGCTCAAGAGTTGCGCACCATCAAGGCTGCCACGGCCATTCAGCGAGTCTGGCGCGGCCAGAAGCAACGCAAGAACTTCTTGCGCATCAAAAAGGACCTGGTCCTGTTTGAATCTGCCGCCAAGGGTTATCTGCGTAGAAAGCAAATCATGGAAACTCGGGTGGGCAATGCTGCACTTGTCATTCAGCGTGCGTGGCGGtctcggcggcagctggccaCATGGAGGCAATACCGCAGGAAGGTTGCCTTGGTCCAGAGTCTGTGGCGCGGCAAGAGCGCGCGTCGCGAGTACAAGACTATGCGCGAGGAAGCCCGTGATCTGAAGCAGATCTCGTATAAGCTGGAGAACAAGGTGGTTGAGCTCACCCAATCATTGGGCTCGATgaaggagaagaacaagaacTTGGCGTCGCAAGTGGAGAGTTACGAGAGCCAGATCAAGTCTTGGAAATCCCGCCACAACGCTCTCGAGGCTCGTACGAAGGAGCTCCAGACTGAGGCCAACCAGGCAGGTATCGCCGTTGCTAAGCTGCAGGCTATGGAGGACGAAATGAAGAAGCTGCAACAAGCATTCGACGAGTCGACAGCCAACATCAAGCGGAtgcaagaggaggagagggagttGCGGGAGTCCCTCCGCCTGAGCAACACCGAGCTGGAGACGGCCAAGCAGACGAGCACCGAGCGAGAAAGGGACAATATGAGCCTGCGACAAGAGCTCGAGTCGCTCCGAGACGCACTCGACGTGGCCAAGAGAAGCGCTCCTGTTAATGGAGAGCtcaccaacggcgccgcggctccTTCGGTTGCCAGTGGACTTATCAACTTGGTCTCCTCCAAAAAGCCCAAGAGGAGGAGTGCCGGTGCCGAGCCGCGAGACATGGACCGCTTCAGCGGCGCGTATAACCCTCGCCCGGTCTCCATGGCGGTCACGAACACGGCGCATCGCCAGAATCTTTCGGGCACGACGTACATCCCCGGCGTGGACAACATTGAGATGGAGCTCGAGACGTTgttggccgacgaggatgggcTCAATGAGGAGGTCACCATGGGTCTGATTCGGAACCTCAAGATCCCGTCACCGAATACgactccgccgccctcggacAAGGAGGTTCTGTTCCCATCGTACCTGATCAACCTTGTCACATCGGAGATGTGGAACAACGGCTTCGTCAAGGAGTCTGAGCGCTTCTTGGCGAACGTGATGCAGTCTATTCAGCAGGAGGTCATGcagcatgacggcgacgaggccatcaaccCTGGAGCGTTCTGGCTGTCCAACGTCCACGAAATGCTGTCATTCGTCTTCCTAGCCGAGGACTGGTATGAGACCCAAAAGACTGACAATTACGAGTATGATCGCCTACTCGAGATCGTCAAGCACGATCTCGAGAGCCTCGAGTTCAACATTTATCACACATGGATGAAGGTGCTCAAGAAGAAGCTGCAGAAGATGATTATACCGGCAATCATTGAATCGCAGTCGCTTCCTGGCTTCATCACAAACGAGAGCAACCGATTCCTGGGCAAGCTCCTTCAGTCCAACTCGACGCCCGCTTACAGCATGGACAATTTGCTTAGCCTCCTGAATAGCGTGTTCCGTGCCATGAAAGCCTTCTACCTGGAGGACTCCATTATCATGCAGACTGTCACGGAGCTGTTGCGCCTTGTTGGCGTCACGGCTTTCAATGACTTGCTGATGCGTCGCAATTTCTTGTCCTGGAAGCGTGGTCTGCAAATCAACTACAACATCACCCGCATCGAGGAGTGGTGTAAGAGCCACGACATGCCCGAGGGCACGTTACAGCTGGAACATCTGATGCAGGCAACtaagctgctgcagctcaagAAGGCGACGCTCAACGACATTGAGATTATCCAAGACATCTGCTGGATGCTCTCGCCGAATCAGATACAGAAGCTGCTAAACCAGTACCTGGTGGCGGACTACGAGCAGCCGATTAACGGGGAGATTATGAaggccgtcgcgtcgcgggTGACGGAAAAGAGTGACGTCTTGCTGCTCCAAGCtgtggacatggacgacagCGGCCCTTACGAGATTGCTGAGCCCCGCTCGATCACAGCGCTCGAAACATACACCCCATCTTGTGAGTCAATCCCTGGGTTATGGGGAATTGACGATAAGACCTCAGCTAATGGACACGCAGGGCTGCAAACACCACGTCTCAAACGATTGGCGGAGATAGTATCTGCACAAGCCATTGCGCAGCAGGAGAAACTCGAGTACGCAGATGGCGACGGCTTTGACGGACAGGATACGTTGGCTGAGGtggacgaagccgccgaggaggctgaTGAGGCTAGGTAACGAGGAGGAGTCAAAACGCCGTCTAGGGCTCTCGATACGGTTTGCCCGATAATAATGTCAACGCGACATGTACGCATGGGATATAAGCTACATTTACTGGGGCTTTAGCGGCTCGGGTGTCCGGTTTTCTGTTCCCATGCAAGCGTTTTATAGCGCGTGGGGGTCGAGGACGGGTGGCTGCGTTCGCGATTCTCACATCCTTCGGGCTCTCTTGCTCCCCCGGTCCCTTCCTCCCTGTATCTTTAgttctctctcttctctctcttctctcgaCGAAAGTGCGTGTACCGTGGCTATCATACACGTGCTGCACGTACTACGCGAGAATCGCCACCATG from Purpureocillium takamizusanense chromosome 4, complete sequence includes the following:
- the MYO2 gene encoding Myosin type-2 heavy chain 1 (COG:Z~EggNog:ENOG503NV49) translates to MASTYDVGTRAWQPDAAEGWVASELITKNVDGPKATLVFQLENGQTKTIEVPTEALQSGNDPSLPPLMNPTMLEASDDLTNLSHLNEPAVLQAIRLRYAQKEIYTYSGIVLIATNPFARVDSLYVPGMVQVYAGKQRATQAPHLFAIAEEAFIDMIRDGKNQTIVVSGESGAGKTVSAKYIMRYFATRESPDQPGARSKRGPEAMSETEEQILATNPIMEAFGNAKTTRNDNSSRFGKYIEIMFDDQTNIIGAKIRTYLLERSRLVFQPLKERNYHIFYQLVAGASDRDRQELDIHRVEQFDYLNQGDSPTIDGVDDRAEFEATKKSLQTIGVSDAQQADIFKLLAGLLHLGNVKITASRNDSVLAPTEPSLERACDILGVKGDEFAKWIVKKQLITRGDKITSNLSQAQAIVVRDSVAKFIYSSLFDWLVDIINQSLATEAVLSQVNSFIGVLDIYGFEHFAKNSFEQFCINYANEKLQQEFNQHVFKLEQEEYLKEQIDWTFIDFSDNQPCIDLIEGKMGVLSLLDEESRLPMGSDDQFVTKLYQNFAAEKQHNFFKKPRFGKSAFTVCHYAIDVTYESEGFIEKNRDTVPDEHMAVLRATTNPFLKDVLDAASAVREKDVASAASNAVKPAAGRKIGVAVNRKPTLGGIFRSSLIELMNTINNTDVHYIRCIKPNEAKEAWQFEGPMVLSQLRACGVLETVRISCAGYPTRWTYEEFALRYYMLVHSSQWTSEIRNMANAILTKALGTSTGKGLDKYQLGLTKIFFRAGMLAFLENLRTNRLNECAILIQKNLRAKFYRRRYLAARESVIRTQSAARAYIARRQAQELRTIKAATAIQRVWRGQKQRKNFLRIKKDLVLFESAAKGYLRRKQIMETRVGNAALVIQRAWRSRRQLATWRQYRRKVALVQSLWRGKSARREYKTMREEARDLKQISYKLENKVVELTQSLGSMKEKNKNLASQVESYESQIKSWKSRHNALEARTKELQTEANQAGIAVAKLQAMEDEMKKLQQAFDESTANIKRMQEEERELRESLRLSNTELETAKQTSTERERDNMSLRQELESLRDALDVAKRSAPVNGELTNGAAAPSVASGLINLVSSKKPKRRSAGAEPRDMDRFSGAYNPRPVSMAVTNTAHRQNLSGTTYIPGVDNIEMELETLLADEDGLNEEVTMGLIRNLKIPSPNTTPPPSDKEVLFPSYLINLVTSEMWNNGFVKESERFLANVMQSIQQEVMQHDGDEAINPGAFWLSNVHEMLSFVFLAEDWYETQKTDNYEYDRLLEIVKHDLESLEFNIYHTWMKVLKKKLQKMIIPAIIESQSLPGFITNESNRFLGKLLQSNSTPAYSMDNLLSLLNSVFRAMKAFYLEDSIIMQTVTELLRLVGVTAFNDLLMRRNFLSWKRGLQINYNITRIEEWCKSHDMPEGTLQLEHLMQATKLLQLKKATLNDIEIIQDICWMLSPNQIQKLLNQYLVADYEQPINGEIMKAVASRVTEKSDVLLLQAVDMDDSGPYEIAEPRSITALETYTPSWLQTPRLKRLAEIVSAQAIAQQEKLEYADGDGFDGQDTLAEVDEAAEEADEAR